The proteins below are encoded in one region of Petrotoga sibirica DSM 13575:
- a CDS encoding glycosyltransferase family 4 protein gives MKVLFITNLLPFSHNPARGIFITNRLKALQSFDINFDVYGIISKDSFGIKLLKKILSIPSVNSTDSFYEVDGVKYKYASFSRSLGDVFNSRVLKKNNQIKDSKEVAEDLFDKIKDNEFDIIHAHGMYEPPAGLVAKLLSQKLSVPYVVTCHGSDINLAMPKAKELYVDVLENAAKVIFVSNALLNKAKSFGYAGENSVVIPNGIEPDIFKPLDKEKIKEELELSKKVVGFVGGLKEVKRADKLPDIFSYITSIYDAEFLVVGDGELREDIENECKKRKLKVKFVGSVSHEEVPYYMNAMDVMILPSRNEGFGAVIIEAQGCGVPVVGSSNGGIPEAIGDGGIVVEEGENFEKRFAESVVKLLENPIDESYLRKRALSFSWESIVEKEIEVYNEVLNRFGGSNA, from the coding sequence GTGAAGGTACTGTTCATAACAAATTTGTTGCCATTTTCTCATAATCCTGCACGTGGAATTTTCATAACAAATAGGCTTAAAGCTCTACAAAGTTTTGATATAAACTTCGATGTTTATGGTATTATTTCTAAAGATTCTTTTGGAATAAAACTTTTGAAAAAGATTCTTTCTATACCAAGCGTAAATTCTACTGATTCATTTTATGAAGTCGATGGTGTAAAATATAAATATGCGTCTTTTAGTAGAAGTTTAGGTGATGTCTTTAATTCGAGAGTATTGAAGAAAAATAATCAAATTAAAGATTCAAAAGAAGTTGCAGAGGATCTGTTTGATAAAATTAAGGATAATGAGTTTGATATAATCCACGCACATGGGATGTATGAACCACCTGCTGGATTAGTTGCAAAACTGTTATCGCAAAAGTTAAGTGTTCCGTATGTAGTTACATGCCATGGTAGCGATATAAACTTAGCGATGCCTAAGGCAAAAGAATTGTACGTTGATGTTTTAGAAAATGCTGCCAAAGTTATTTTCGTGAGTAATGCCTTATTGAATAAAGCTAAATCATTTGGATATGCTGGTGAGAATTCTGTTGTTATTCCCAACGGAATCGAACCAGATATCTTTAAACCTTTGGATAAAGAAAAAATAAAAGAAGAACTGGAGCTGTCTAAAAAGGTTGTTGGGTTTGTAGGTGGTTTAAAGGAAGTAAAAAGGGCAGATAAATTGCCCGATATTTTTTCTTATATAACTTCAATCTACGATGCTGAATTTTTAGTTGTTGGAGATGGTGAGTTGAGAGAAGATATTGAAAACGAATGTAAGAAAAGAAAGTTGAAGGTTAAATTTGTTGGAAGTGTTTCTCATGAAGAGGTACCTTATTATATGAATGCTATGGATGTGATGATACTTCCAAGTAGGAATGAGGGATTTGGAGCTGTTATTATAGAAGCACAGGGGTGTGGGGTGCCTGTTGTTGGTAGCAGTAACGGAGGTATACCTGAGGCAATTGGAGATGGAGGAATAGTCGTCGAGGAAGGGGAAAACTTTGAAAAAAGGTTTGCTGAATCGGTTGTAAAGTTGTTAGAAAATCCAATTGATGAAAGTTATTTAAGAAAAAGGGCTTTGAGCTTTTCGTGGGAGAGTATTGTAGAAAAGGAAATAGAGGTGTATAATGAAGTCTTAAATAGATTTGGAGGAAGTAATGCCTAA
- a CDS encoding lipopolysaccharide biosynthesis protein: MPKEREFIKSFFQFSIGQWIAALISFITTPITTWLIIPEEFGRASMFTLAFNLLLNVALLGADQSFVRMFYERSEDKRRDLLWDSLLPSLSIGVVVFVVIGIFWRELSFVLFGDYTHFLPIFLLGVTILIGILERFSTLAVRMKKRGIAFSTLRVVNGVTNAVFTILYALFVSRSFYAVIVGLFFSHIVTALLAIFFERELWFGKFKVSFKSIKAIVRYGLPFVPTFLITWLFQSIDRLALRNYSDFTEIGLYSAAFKVVAVMNLIQVGFTTFWTPVSYESYEKEPESKGIFEKTSVFIAAAMFVFGLLIVVFKDVIFLLLESSYRQAAGISSFLILMPIMQTVSEVTVVGINFMKKTYWHMLIASVAAGVNVFGNLMLVPVYGAKGAAFSTGVSYIVFFCMRTFISMSLFPVNYHLGKFFISTFVFVIVAFINTFGINMVFQVVSAVLGLIVVMFVYRDQVKYVFGLGIDLLREVKERVASR; this comes from the coding sequence ATGCCTAAAGAGAGAGAATTTATTAAATCTTTTTTTCAGTTTTCAATAGGTCAATGGATAGCTGCTTTGATTTCTTTCATCACTACTCCTATTACCACTTGGCTTATAATCCCAGAAGAGTTTGGTAGGGCGTCGATGTTCACTTTGGCTTTCAATTTACTTCTCAATGTTGCACTTCTTGGGGCGGATCAGAGTTTTGTTCGGATGTTTTATGAAAGGTCTGAAGATAAGAGAAGGGATTTACTTTGGGATTCTTTGCTGCCTAGTTTGAGTATAGGCGTTGTGGTTTTTGTTGTAATTGGTATCTTTTGGAGAGAGCTTTCTTTTGTTCTTTTTGGGGATTATACTCATTTTCTTCCGATTTTTTTGTTGGGAGTTACCATATTAATTGGTATTTTAGAGAGATTTTCCACTCTTGCTGTTCGGATGAAAAAAAGAGGTATTGCTTTTTCTACGTTGAGGGTAGTAAACGGAGTAACAAATGCGGTTTTTACGATTTTATATGCATTATTCGTTTCAAGAAGCTTTTATGCTGTTATTGTTGGTTTGTTTTTTTCTCATATAGTTACCGCTTTATTAGCGATCTTTTTTGAAAGGGAATTGTGGTTTGGGAAGTTCAAGGTCAGTTTTAAATCGATAAAAGCAATTGTAAGATATGGGCTTCCTTTTGTTCCGACTTTTTTAATTACTTGGCTTTTTCAGTCGATAGATAGGTTGGCTTTAAGAAATTATTCTGATTTTACGGAGATAGGCTTGTATTCTGCTGCTTTCAAAGTGGTTGCGGTGATGAATTTAATTCAAGTGGGGTTTACTACTTTTTGGACTCCCGTTTCTTATGAGAGTTATGAAAAAGAGCCTGAGAGTAAGGGGATTTTTGAGAAGACTTCTGTGTTTATTGCTGCTGCAATGTTTGTATTTGGATTGCTGATTGTTGTGTTTAAAGACGTGATATTTTTGCTTTTAGAAAGTTCTTATAGGCAAGCTGCTGGGATTAGCTCTTTTTTGATTTTGATGCCTATTATGCAAACGGTGTCTGAAGTGACGGTTGTTGGTATCAATTTTATGAAAAAGACATATTGGCATATGTTGATAGCAAGTGTGGCAGCAGGGGTTAACGTGTTTGGGAATTTGATGCTTGTTCCTGTATATGGTGCAAAGGGTGCAGCATTTTCTACAGGGGTGTCATATATAGTTTTCTTTTGTATGAGGACGTTTATATCTATGAGTTTGTTCCCTGTGAATTACCATTTGGGTAAATTTTTTATTAGTACGTTTGTTTTTGTGATCGTTGCTTTTATAAACACTTTTGGTATTAATATGGTTTTTCAGGTTGTGTCTGCTGTTTTGGGTTTGATTGTTGTTATGTTTGTGTATAGA